The genomic interval CCCCTCCAGCACCCCTTCTTTTACAATACCGCTAACCCCGGGATAGGCATCTTCAACATTTCGTAGAATTGTGTCGGCAGGCGTTTTCATCTCCGCTGATAGAGGCACTGCCTTTTCCAGTTCCTGCTTACATGAGGTCAGCAGCGAAAATGATACTAAGAGGCCTGTTGCCCATGGGGGCAGATCATTGAATTTCATAAAATTTTTAAAGTTTTTAGTTATATAAGAGCCTTTTTGTAAAGGTGTTGATGGAGCTAGATTCTAGTTCAGTAATGAGGTGGCAAAGCTAGCCTGTCCCCTCACTGTAATAAATAGTACTTTAATCCTAATTCTTGGCTGCAAATTGGTCAAAAGCAATTAGGCTTGGCAAGCATGTCAGAGTTAGCCAGTGGGTCTTTTCAGGTGATTGATTGGCTAGGTTGCTTGGTGATGTAAGCCTTTTAGGATCAAACTTCTTGGGGTGAGTGTATATCCTCACCTCTCATACTGGCACAGGGTGTCTGATTTCAAGTCGACATTGTGATAGACCACTATCTTCCAGTCACTCCTTTCTTTCTCAAAAACCTGAAGGAGCCTGCTATAGAGCCGTCCGTGGGAATCAATATGTACCCCTGTTGGTACTCTATCTTTTGAGAGCCCTGAGATATAGGCCAGGGTTTCTACAATAGCCACCTCAGGTCTTAGAAGCCGGAAGGATACTACTTCCTGCTGCAATACTGTGTTAGCAAATATTCCCTGAAACAGCTCCCTATGCCGGTCAAGAAATTGCTTTTGTCCGCAGAAGAACATACCCCCGATATTTGTAAAGGTGCCACTCTGTGTGAAATGCTTTGCATAAGCAGGTGCATCGCCGCTGTTCCAGGAAAAGACTTCCTGTTCAAGAATAGCCCGGAAGGCCAGTGAAACTGTATCGCCATTATCTTTTACTCTTGTAGCTAAAAACAGAAGTATGGATATCAAAGCACTCCTCATGGGTAGCTTGTATTAAATTTCAAGATCAGATCCGCTAATGCTTGCGGCCGGGAAAAGAAAGGAGAATGGCTCGTGGACAGCGTTACAATTTGATTCACAGGTACATTTGTAGCCATCTGGAACATATCTCCATTCCTGGCCTCCAGGCAAAGGATGTAATACTTAGGAATAGCTCCATAAATAGCATCAGACAACTGAACAGGCGTAGCAAACGGTGCCACTGGTTGCCTGCTAAGATTTGCTTTGGCAAACGAAATATCCTCTGGCAAACAGTCGTGATACAAAAAATGAGCAACCCTGGCTGTATCCAACCTAAAAGTAGTCCCCTGTTCATCGAAGATAAAACTACTGGTAAAATCAGGTTCCCCCGTTTCCGAAGGCGGTAAAAATTTGGCAGCCAGCGAGAAAACGGATTCTCCATTACCAGGCAGGAACGCATCCAGGAAAATTAATTTCTCCACTTTACTAGCTCCCAGTCGCTCAGCTGCTCCCGCAATGGTAACGCCTCCGGAAGAATGACCCACTAAGATAACCGGACCGGTTTGCGCATGGGCAACATCCACCACTTTTTGCACATAATCGTTTAGTGTAACCTTTTCCGGGTGCGTCTTATCCTCACCGTGACTAGGCAGGTCAATGGCTAGAACCCGGTGACCCTGAGCCTCTAGTAGTGGCACTACTTTCTTCCAGGCCCACCCTCCGTGGCCGGCTCCATGCACCAGCAAGTAAGTCTTGGGTGAAGTTATTTTATTGTTTGCAGGTTCATCCTTACAGGAGACGAGCAATAGAAGAGACAATATTATTCCTGTTGCCCAAATGGGCAGAAACGTTGTTTTCATAATATGTGGATTTTAATAATTGATTAAATAAGCCCTAGGATGTGAATACCGGGCAGAGCAGGCTCACCATGTTGATTTGGGCGATAGAATTTGCCATAATGATTCGGATAGTAACATGCGTATCTCGTGGCTCAAAGGTGTGAATAGATTAATTTATCCCGGTAAATATCTCCACTAGTTTCTCAGGCATAGAGAAAAAAGGGGAATGGCTGCTTGAAAGTGTATATACTTGCTGACAAGGCACATGGGTTGAGAGGAATGTTTTGTCCATGTCCTGGCTTTCGGTGCAAAGGATATAATATTTGGGTATCACGCCATAGACCTGATCAGTCAAATGAAGGGGCGTTGCCAATGGGGCAATGGGTTCTTTTGACAGCCGGGATAGAGCAAACGCTTTGTCTTCTTCCAGGCAATCGTGACAGAAAATCTGAGCAGCCATTTCCCGGTTTACCCAGTTGGTTTTGTGATCATGTGAAATAATAATGTTTTCCACAAGGTGGGGTCTGCGTGAATCTGAGGTCAAACGTTGAAGCGTAGCTTCCACCAGTGCAAAGAGAGAATCACCGTTTCTGGGCAAAAAAGCATCCAGGTAGAGTAAAGCCTGAACTTTTTGGGGACCTAACTTTTCTGCTGCTTGTGAAATGACGATACCTGCCATCGAATGTCCGACCAGGATTATCTGTCCTTGTTGATCAGTAGCCGTTTTCACTACAGCCTGGACGTAATCTTCCAACGTAATATCAGGTAAAGGCTGGGTATCTTGCCCGTGCCCTGGCAAGTCGATAGCGATTGCTTTGTGACCTTTGGCTTGCAATAACGGGATCACTTTATTCCAGCACCAGGCACCATGCCAGGCGCCGTGAATGAGCAGGTACGTTTTAAAGGATGGAGAAAATGCTTCTTTTTTCATGATTTAATTAACTTAATGATTAAAAATAGATTGGCTTTGTGTTCAAATAATTATAAGGCAAATATGGGCGGTATTTACTAGTATCAGGTGGTAAAAAAGGGACAAAAGGCTGGTAAAAAAAGGACATTGTCACACCGGGTAAGCCCAAGACCAGGCGCTGCTTTTTAGAGTTGGTCGATAAGGTCTAGTATCTGCTCCGGCGAGTTGCTTGCCAGAACGTGAAAGTCATCGGGGGTATGATCTGTAAATTCTTTGTACTAACCGACAAGGTACTGATAATCGAAATAGCCGCATGTTACAAAGCTATTTGTAGCCAATCCAGGTTTGACGTTAGCGGTTTAATCTTAAAATAGCTTTGCAATTTAGGACCATATATGTTGCAAATCTTCGCCAATCCAGTATTGCCCTGAACCATTTCTTCTATTACAAACTATCCTTCTGTATAACTCATTAAGAAACGCTATATAATTTACTCCAAGTAAAACAACCCAATGAAGGAGGTATTTTTATATTGGTTTTTTCCATTTCTTTGAATATTGCGGTTTCCAGGTCCGGTAGCCTAAGAGCCTCGCTGTTGGGGCAAGAATGAATGAAAGAATTTTTTGGGCCCGTATCGGTATATCTGCCCTATAAGTTTTGTAATAATCAACAAATAGCATGGCCTGTAGAAAGAATTCTATTTTTGACCTGGCTTGTGCTTTTTCCGTGAAGAATCCATGCGTTTGGGCAAGCATCAGATCATGCCTGGCAGCCGGTGAAACTTTATTAATAGTAACAAGTTCCACACTCCCCTTATTGACCGGTTGGTGAGCAGTGCCCCTGGGAATTGTCATTGAATCCCCTGGTCCAAGTACATGCTCGGAGCCGTTGCAGATCAGGGTAAGCTTTCCCTGTATCACTTTAAAAGTTTCATGATAGTCACTATGGATATGGGCGCTGGGCACGGCTCCGCCCGGTTTGAGATGGAACTCCCGTAACGAATAGGCGCCGCTGGTCTCTATTCCGCTTTTTAGAAAGATGATTTGCTCACCGGCAAATGGATTGGTAATAACGTCTCCCGAAACCGGGTACATGGTGTCATTGGGAACGGGTTCAGGGAAAACATACCGATGGAGCAACTGTCCAACCAAGATATATACTACTAGAAGGCAGAGGATCACAGAAAAGGGATGGTAGATTTTTTTAGTAAAAGCAGCACTGTCACTGAACCGGTACGTTTTAGCCGGTTGAGAACAGGTTTTACCAACTTGAGAAAATGGATCAGGTGTCATAGCTTAATTTGCTTCATAATTAAATATATTGACTTAGTAGTCAAGTAAATCATGAAGCAAATTTGAGAGTTATATACCAAAAGCAGGTGGTAAAAAACGGACAAAGGGCTGGTAAAAAAAGGACATTGTTACTCAGGTAGCAAAGCTGACCGGGCACGGCTTTTATAGATCTCATCGGTTAGGCCAAGTCTTTGCTCAGGGGAGTTGCTTTCAAGCAGGTGAAAGTCGGTGGGGGTATGATGGGTGAATTCTTTATACTCTTTCACTAGGTGCTGATAATCGAAATAGCCGCATTCCAACGCTATTTGCAACCAATCTTTATTTGGATACGCATTCTTTGTATGGATTGCTCTAGTAAACCGAATGATTCTCAGGTATGTCTTAGGATTCACACCGGTCCGTTCAAAAAACTTCCTAATGAACTGCTTGGATGATAAGCATGCTTCCCCTGAGAGATAGTCTAGAGAAACTTTGCCACCTGAACAAATCATCCACCTACTTACTGTATCGAGTCGGTGCATCTCTTTGCGGGTGTTGCCTGCTAAGGAAGTTATAAACCGGTCAGCGATCTGTGTCATCTGGTTGTAGCTAGTGGCATTTTGCAACTCTTCAAGGATGAAGCGAATATGGCTTGAAAAGATAGCTTCTGCATCCAGGTATCTACCGGTTAGCTCAAAGGATGGAATGCCGAAAAGCCGAAATAAGGCAGTGGGCTGAAAAGCAATGTTAAAGGTCATAAAATCTTTGCCCAGCAGATAGCGATTAATAACCGATGTCTGCTGACCTGCCAGAACTACAGGAAAGTGATAATCTGTTGTTGGACCACCCCCTAATTGAACAAGTTCGCGTTCCCGGAGAAAGAAATGAAGACATACCTCCGGCCTAGGCGCATAGGCTTTCAGGATAGGTTCTTTAGCCTGCATAAAGTCAAAGTGAACGATTCGGTAACACTGCACGAATTCGTTCAGGGAGGGATGAGGCTTAAAATCTTGCAAAATCATAGTAAGCGTAGTATAGAAAAGCAAATGTTCAAAAGCATTTTCCAGACGTAGATTCAAACACCAAAGTGTCTTTTTAAGATGTCCAGGTGAGCACGCTGCATTTGACTTGTAACTTTTTACTATAACTATGTCTTGTTATAAGGCTTTTACCCTACCTACAATACCTGTATTTCTAAGGACATATTGTATGGATTGGTGGTATATAAACAAAAGTTGCCCATCCATGCTAAGTAAGCGGGCCAACTATGATTTACTAAAAGTGATTTACACAATTAGGTAGTAAGGCATAGCCTCAAAATACGGTGGCTGATACCATAGAAGTTAGCTTACTCATATTTATGTCTGTTATCTAGTTGATCCTAGTGTGTGGTTACATTAACTTCCCCTTTTTGTTAACAGTATTTTTTAGCAATCCCAGATAAAACCGGACAACTATTGTCCGTTTTCGTACGCTTCTTATAGCTGCTTTTCTTGAATGAAAGTTCTTATAGGGTTCATTGAGGCCCTTTTTCTGTATTGGCCTCTTATTTGTTATACATTTACATAAGAAATCATTTTACTATCCCCATCCCTATTATGAAAGGTACTTACTTGGGAGAATTCGAAGAAGTAGTTTTGCTAGCCGTAGCTCTTCGCTACGGTGAGGCCTATGGAGCCGCTATTGTGGGTGAACTAGAGAAGCAGATGAACCGCTCAGTCAACTTAGGGGCGGTACATTCAGCCCTGAACCGGCTTCAGGAAAAAGGATTAGTTACCTCAGTAATGGGAGGTGTTTCACCCGAACGGGGTGGC from Rhodocytophaga rosea carries:
- a CDS encoding SgcJ/EcaC family oxidoreductase gives rise to the protein MRSALISILLFLATRVKDNGDTVSLAFRAILEQEVFSWNSGDAPAYAKHFTQSGTFTNIGGMFFCGQKQFLDRHRELFQGIFANTVLQQEVVSFRLLRPEVAIVETLAYISGLSKDRVPTGVHIDSHGRLYSRLLQVFEKERSDWKIVVYHNVDLKSDTLCQYER
- a CDS encoding alpha/beta fold hydrolase, whose amino-acid sequence is MKTTFLPIWATGIILSLLLLVSCKDEPANNKITSPKTYLLVHGAGHGGWAWKKVVPLLEAQGHRVLAIDLPSHGEDKTHPEKVTLNDYVQKVVDVAHAQTGPVILVGHSSGGVTIAGAAERLGASKVEKLIFLDAFLPGNGESVFSLAAKFLPPSETGEPDFTSSFIFDEQGTTFRLDTARVAHFLYHDCLPEDISFAKANLSRQPVAPFATPVQLSDAIYGAIPKYYILCLEARNGDMFQMATNVPVNQIVTLSTSHSPFFSRPQALADLILKFNTSYP
- a CDS encoding alpha/beta fold hydrolase — encoded protein: MKKEAFSPSFKTYLLIHGAWHGAWCWNKVIPLLQAKGHKAIAIDLPGHGQDTQPLPDITLEDYVQAVVKTATDQQGQIILVGHSMAGIVISQAAEKLGPQKVQALLYLDAFLPRNGDSLFALVEATLQRLTSDSRRPHLVENIIISHDHKTNWVNREMAAQIFCHDCLEEDKAFALSRLSKEPIAPLATPLHLTDQVYGVIPKYYILCTESQDMDKTFLSTHVPCQQVYTLSSSHSPFFSMPEKLVEIFTGIN
- a CDS encoding cupin domain-containing protein encodes the protein MTPDPFSQVGKTCSQPAKTYRFSDSAAFTKKIYHPFSVILCLLVVYILVGQLLHRYVFPEPVPNDTMYPVSGDVITNPFAGEQIIFLKSGIETSGAYSLREFHLKPGGAVPSAHIHSDYHETFKVIQGKLTLICNGSEHVLGPGDSMTIPRGTAHQPVNKGSVELVTINKVSPAARHDLMLAQTHGFFTEKAQARSKIEFFLQAMLFVDYYKTYRADIPIRAQKILSFILAPTARLLGYRTWKPQYSKKWKKPI
- a CDS encoding helix-turn-helix domain-containing protein, with the protein product MNLRLENAFEHLLFYTTLTMILQDFKPHPSLNEFVQCYRIVHFDFMQAKEPILKAYAPRPEVCLHFFLRERELVQLGGGPTTDYHFPVVLAGQQTSVINRYLLGKDFMTFNIAFQPTALFRLFGIPSFELTGRYLDAEAIFSSHIRFILEELQNATSYNQMTQIADRFITSLAGNTRKEMHRLDTVSRWMICSGGKVSLDYLSGEACLSSKQFIRKFFERTGVNPKTYLRIIRFTRAIHTKNAYPNKDWLQIALECGYFDYQHLVKEYKEFTHHTPTDFHLLESNSPEQRLGLTDEIYKSRARSALLPE
- a CDS encoding PadR family transcriptional regulator, translated to MKGTYLGEFEEVVLLAVALRYGEAYGAAIVGELEKQMNRSVNLGAVHSALNRLQEKGLVTSVMGGVSPERGGRRKRLYQVTPAGSAALREIHQLRNQMWDLIPKIALP